The following coding sequences are from one uncultured Desulfobacter sp. window:
- a CDS encoding TonB-dependent receptor produces MRRILLPMKTIGYQLSLFGAVCFILLCLSQKTWADNSDLKHEAGTGAEVGQVGIQDSQIPEKPKEAVLSDIIVTGEKIDKTVLDSGSSVQVYDAQRLKTTVNATQISDLLKMTPNIVDIGNGNFLPVIRGSDGAGPGRGAVAFVTGTRPRLNMSLDGRSLTYNEVAFGPQSLWDVEQVEIFLGPQSYIQGRNSIAGAVIVDSKDPGFDWEEGFKFGLGEQSYQQTAAYISGPVVKDELALRVSVDRQTRESFTDLASYDPAGDPKEIEVTTVRAKLLYLPSALPELETKLSVQHFNTRAPQSEAQVAPADSGSKFSGPRPVWETKSTSGIWDLGWRFNQNVYFENKLICTDFSNDRITLPSDSYASIDGDEFQVEPLLRYTGNGNLVGALFGLRYFNASQDEFVNIYGGSDFKDETQTASVFGEITYAVIPKVEVTVGGRFEHEHRQRQGGGQGLNYGGTIYNVKVDFDETYSVFLPKLDIAWKIKDHHTLGVKAARGYRAGGAGITFDVPWTSYAFDEEYVWNYELYTRHRLFKETLELTANIFFNDYEDMQLPYYINSSAVTIINAEEAQSYGAELSVRWMPVRNLELFGGIGLLKTEIEQISIESYKGNELARSPGYTANIGAMYKLPYGFDISGNINFKDDYYAYYDNDGQGAIDAYWTADLQLGYNFSDWWFVKTGRICLFAHNLFDEDQTILIAGNDTDAPLKQRPRMVGVSVELNF; encoded by the coding sequence ATGAGGCGTATATTATTACCCATGAAAACCATTGGATACCAACTGTCACTATTTGGCGCCGTCTGTTTTATTCTCCTGTGCCTTTCACAAAAAACCTGGGCAGACAATTCTGACTTAAAACATGAAGCCGGCACAGGTGCTGAGGTCGGGCAGGTGGGAATCCAGGATAGTCAGATCCCGGAAAAGCCCAAGGAAGCTGTATTGTCCGACATTATCGTCACGGGTGAAAAAATAGACAAAACCGTACTTGATTCAGGCAGCAGTGTTCAAGTGTATGATGCACAGCGGCTTAAAACAACAGTGAATGCCACACAAATTTCCGACTTGTTAAAAATGACACCCAATATTGTGGACATTGGAAACGGCAACTTTTTACCCGTAATCCGCGGCAGTGACGGTGCAGGTCCCGGCCGGGGGGCTGTGGCCTTTGTCACCGGTACCCGGCCCCGGCTGAATATGAGTCTGGACGGTCGCTCACTGACATATAACGAAGTGGCCTTTGGCCCCCAGTCCTTGTGGGATGTGGAACAGGTTGAAATTTTCCTGGGCCCCCAAAGCTATATCCAGGGCAGAAACTCCATTGCCGGAGCCGTGATCGTGGATTCCAAAGACCCCGGTTTTGATTGGGAAGAAGGCTTTAAATTCGGGCTTGGCGAACAAAGCTATCAGCAGACGGCGGCTTACATTTCCGGACCTGTTGTAAAAGATGAACTGGCCTTGCGTGTCAGCGTTGACCGCCAGACACGTGAAAGCTTCACGGATCTGGCTTCATACGATCCAGCCGGAGATCCCAAGGAAATTGAGGTCACCACTGTCCGGGCCAAACTGCTCTACCTGCCCTCGGCACTTCCGGAGCTTGAAACAAAACTTTCCGTACAGCATTTTAATACCCGGGCTCCCCAAAGTGAGGCGCAGGTAGCACCCGCCGACTCCGGATCCAAATTCAGCGGCCCCCGTCCGGTGTGGGAAACAAAATCCACCAGCGGTATCTGGGACTTAGGGTGGCGTTTTAATCAAAATGTCTACTTTGAAAACAAACTGATCTGCACCGATTTTTCAAACGACCGTATTACCCTGCCCAGCGATTCTTACGCCAGTATCGACGGAGACGAGTTCCAGGTGGAACCGTTGCTCAGATACACTGGGAACGGCAACCTGGTAGGCGCCCTGTTCGGCTTGCGCTATTTTAACGCCTCCCAGGATGAATTTGTCAACATATACGGCGGTAGCGACTTTAAAGATGAAACCCAAACAGCTTCGGTATTCGGCGAAATCACCTACGCAGTGATCCCAAAGGTTGAAGTAACTGTTGGCGGTCGTTTCGAACATGAACATCGGCAACGCCAGGGGGGAGGCCAGGGACTGAATTACGGCGGCACCATTTACAATGTAAAGGTGGATTTTGATGAAACCTATTCGGTCTTCCTGCCCAAACTGGATATTGCCTGGAAAATAAAAGATCACCACACGTTAGGGGTAAAGGCGGCCCGGGGCTACCGTGCCGGTGGTGCAGGCATCACCTTTGATGTGCCCTGGACCAGTTATGCCTTTGACGAAGAATATGTCTGGAACTATGAATTATACACCCGCCACCGGCTGTTCAAGGAAACTCTGGAGCTGACGGCTAACATATTTTTTAATGATTATGAAGATATGCAGTTGCCTTATTATATCAACTCAAGTGCGGTAACCATCATCAACGCCGAAGAAGCCCAAAGCTATGGTGCAGAACTCAGTGTTCGATGGATGCCTGTTCGCAATCTGGAATTGTTCGGCGGCATCGGCCTTTTGAAAACTGAAATTGAACAGATTTCCATTGAATCGTACAAGGGCAATGAGCTGGCCCGGTCACCTGGTTACACCGCGAATATCGGTGCCATGTATAAATTACCATATGGATTTGACATCAGCGGGAATATTAATTTCAAGGATGATTACTACGCCTACTATGACAACGATGGCCAGGGCGCCATTGATGCATACTGGACGGCGGATCTGCAGCTTGGATACAATTTTTCAGACTGGTGGTTTGTAAAAACCGGCAGAATCTGCCTTTTTGCCCATAACTTGTTTGACGAAGACCAGACCATTTTGATTGCTGGCAATGACACAGATGCACCGTTAAAGCAGCGCCCAAGAATGGTTGGTGTTTCCGTTGAACTCAATTTTTAA
- a CDS encoding PepSY-associated TM helix domain-containing protein yields MKPRLSRPHRQKLLSGHAGIGIVLSYFLYFSIFFGLFAIFLPFLQTWEKPSRHFALADITAIRYEPMLAEVLADPDIPKDRIFINVPGFKGDPALIIHHMFSKKYLFDPNTGKQIRDEGNASGLAWFLNGMHYGRPLMKPGIMVFGFVSTGVLFLMVGGLFLVWGVTYKSTGKTKRGQYSRLHRKIFTWTFPVFLLILICATVMGVSFDAMGPMTRAATKGEHNAIRPVIGPVLFPEEKAEPAAGKTASMRPISRLVKKGQDAAPHLNIQRIVLYNWGDKTARIQLEGTDRAAPFLTGITNKPYIILNAVDGRVLKKVTTTDRPWPVLLTEGIYCIHLLFGLNIYLRLLIFMVAFACLVAVGCGVMVHLEKQAKKFKHPTLVYHWLEKFSLAFMIGLIPATGLLFTLQWLLPFDLKDRIIWQQGLFFDLWAASLFWSFYRIDTHGTTKQFLGLGGIFFMLAPVLHFLKTGLSPAALFQHHMAHIFWVDAGLMCLGLSLTAIVIKGKNNND; encoded by the coding sequence ATGAAACCAAGGCTTTCCAGACCACACCGTCAGAAACTGTTGAGCGGCCATGCCGGCATCGGCATTGTGCTGTCCTATTTTCTTTATTTTTCGATTTTTTTTGGTTTGTTCGCTATTTTTCTGCCCTTTCTTCAAACCTGGGAAAAACCCTCACGGCATTTTGCCCTGGCAGACATCACCGCCATCCGGTACGAACCCATGCTGGCCGAAGTATTGGCCGATCCGGATATCCCAAAGGACAGAATTTTTATTAATGTACCCGGCTTCAAGGGTGATCCGGCACTGATCATCCACCACATGTTTTCAAAAAAATACCTGTTTGATCCCAATACCGGCAAACAGATCAGGGATGAAGGCAACGCCTCCGGCCTTGCCTGGTTTTTAAACGGTATGCATTATGGCCGCCCCCTGATGAAACCGGGCATCATGGTCTTCGGATTCGTCTCCACAGGAGTGCTGTTTTTGATGGTCGGCGGCCTGTTTCTGGTATGGGGTGTCACTTACAAAAGCACAGGTAAAACAAAGCGGGGGCAATATTCACGCCTGCATCGAAAAATTTTCACATGGACGTTTCCTGTTTTTCTCTTGATTCTGATCTGCGCCACGGTCATGGGGGTCAGTTTTGACGCCATGGGTCCCATGACCCGTGCGGCGACAAAGGGCGAGCACAACGCTATCCGCCCGGTGATCGGCCCTGTTTTATTCCCCGAGGAAAAGGCGGAACCGGCCGCTGGTAAAACGGCTTCTATGCGGCCCATTTCAAGGCTGGTCAAAAAAGGGCAGGATGCAGCGCCCCACTTAAATATCCAAAGAATAGTGCTTTACAACTGGGGGGATAAAACCGCCCGGATTCAACTGGAAGGGACAGACAGGGCGGCCCCGTTTTTAACCGGAATCACCAACAAGCCCTATATCATTCTCAATGCCGTTGACGGCAGGGTTTTAAAAAAGGTCACAACCACGGACAGGCCCTGGCCTGTTCTACTCACCGAGGGTATCTACTGCATCCATTTGCTTTTTGGGCTGAACATATATCTGCGCCTGTTGATTTTCATGGTGGCCTTTGCCTGCCTGGTCGCCGTGGGTTGCGGTGTTATGGTCCATCTTGAAAAACAGGCGAAAAAATTTAAGCACCCGACCCTGGTTTACCACTGGCTTGAAAAGTTCTCTCTTGCCTTCATGATCGGCTTAATCCCTGCCACAGGCTTGCTGTTTACCCTGCAATGGCTGCTTCCCTTTGACCTTAAAGACCGGATCATATGGCAGCAGGGGCTGTTTTTTGATTTGTGGGCTGCAAGCTTGTTCTGGTCTTTTTACAGAATTGATACCCATGGCACGACAAAACAATTTTTAGGATTGGGCGGGATTTTTTTTATGCTTGCCCCGGTGCTGCATTTTTTGAAAACAGGGCTAAGCCCCGCAGCATTGTTCCAACACCATATGGCCCATATTTTTTGGGTGGATGCAGGCCTGATGTGTTTAGGTCTTTCATTAACTGCAATAGTCATTAAAGGAAAAAACAACAATGACTGA
- a CDS encoding MATE family efflux transporter — protein sequence MVLSSMGMIVFNLVDTFFVGRLGGVALAAVSFTFPVIMVLGSISHGLNAGITVYVSRAAGKGDVHQAVIVATRGLILALMVVTIFSAIGLGTMETMFTRLGADHSTLPLIKAYMCVWYPGAVFFVVPAAAYATIFGLGDTRTPSVIILVTALLNAGLDPFLIFGIGPCPALGVSGAAIATVIARAAGFVYLLGRPLIRKKIFTIGRFQQTSIFRDWARILQVGGPGIAIKLTAPAFSGMITRMVADFGSSAVAGFGIALRLEILFLIFINAVVQVMPVFIGQNLGAGKKTRIRKGISFANRFFLVCGIVVYLFALTLAGPVARLINPGPDIVKITVLYMNLVPVSYGFYAMMQMTVSILNVLHRPILSTGIVVAQIFGVFLPLGLLGGSCFGLPGIFGALAVSWTIAGIFSAWLIRMSTA from the coding sequence ATGGTGCTCAGTTCAATGGGCATGATCGTGTTTAATCTTGTGGATACTTTTTTTGTGGGCCGGCTGGGGGGTGTTGCGCTTGCGGCTGTTTCCTTTACCTTTCCGGTTATCATGGTTCTTGGCAGTATTTCCCACGGCCTGAATGCCGGCATCACGGTATATGTGTCACGGGCCGCAGGCAAAGGGGACGTGCATCAAGCAGTTATTGTGGCGACCCGCGGGCTTATACTGGCACTGATGGTCGTGACAATTTTTTCAGCCATTGGTCTTGGCACCATGGAAACGATGTTTACCCGGCTGGGGGCAGATCACAGCACCCTGCCTTTGATTAAAGCATATATGTGTGTATGGTATCCGGGAGCGGTGTTCTTTGTTGTACCGGCAGCGGCCTATGCCACCATTTTCGGGCTGGGAGACACCCGGACACCGTCAGTGATCATTCTTGTCACAGCGCTGCTCAATGCCGGACTTGATCCGTTTCTGATTTTCGGCATCGGACCATGTCCCGCATTGGGTGTCAGCGGAGCTGCCATTGCCACTGTGATTGCCAGGGCCGCAGGCTTTGTTTATCTGCTTGGCCGGCCTTTGATTCGTAAAAAAATATTCACCATAGGGCGGTTTCAACAGACCTCTATTTTCAGGGACTGGGCACGGATTTTACAGGTCGGTGGCCCGGGTATCGCGATTAAACTGACGGCGCCGGCGTTTTCAGGCATGATCACCAGAATGGTGGCGGACTTTGGCAGCAGCGCTGTGGCGGGATTCGGTATTGCCCTTCGCCTTGAAATACTTTTTCTGATCTTCATCAACGCTGTTGTTCAGGTGATGCCGGTCTTTATCGGACAAAACCTGGGTGCTGGGAAAAAAACACGCATCCGAAAGGGAATATCCTTTGCCAACCGTTTTTTTCTTGTTTGCGGCATCGTGGTTTACCTCTTTGCTTTAACCCTGGCAGGTCCGGTAGCACGCCTGATAAACCCGGGCCCTGACATCGTGAAGATAACCGTTTTGTATATGAACCTGGTACCTGTTTCCTATGGCTTTTATGCAATGATGCAGATGACTGTGTCCATTTTAAATGTGCTGCACAGACCCATACTGTCCACCGGCATCGTTGTGGCCCAGATTTTCGGCGTTTTCCTGCCTCTGGGCCTTTTGGGTGGTAGCTGTTTCGGTTTGCCAGGAATCTTCGGAGCCCTTGCTGTCTCCTGGACTATCGCAGGGATTTTTAGTGCCTGGTTGATCAGAATGAGTACCGCTTGA
- a CDS encoding helix-turn-helix transcriptional regulator, producing MQKIQISQEQHADDTTFLKIYERPMPLDLGKGRVHVMALNSGIRLSICDYQMHAPTQLIYNAFPRAFGFGFCLSGDITNRPSEFRDSGIIRSGQSAVFHFDGGDLLETVSTERVIRIDLILEPDNFLTTLHKDTHFTFPAIESILTRPGRLFHPLTSAMQRALLQMVNCPYRGSTRDFFMESKALELITYKLDQLGEQQNRLTAKAFLDDELIDKTRYAGRLLTLDLESPPAISAICSQVGMCRTKLHQCFQKVYGTTPFEYLRMKRLETARRLLHQGGMNVTQVAFAVGYTSLSHFSKAFKHYTGCLPSHYRPRGLEKKTT from the coding sequence AGAAAATACAAATCTCACAAGAGCAGCATGCAGACGATACAACGTTTTTGAAGATCTATGAACGCCCCATGCCACTGGACTTAGGCAAAGGAAGGGTCCATGTTATGGCGCTCAATTCCGGTATTCGCCTAAGTATCTGCGATTATCAGATGCATGCTCCCACCCAACTCATATATAATGCTTTCCCCCGGGCCTTTGGTTTTGGTTTCTGCCTGTCCGGAGATATAACCAACAGACCCTCGGAATTCAGAGATTCCGGAATTATCCGTTCGGGTCAAAGTGCAGTTTTTCATTTTGACGGGGGAGATCTGCTGGAAACAGTGAGTACCGAACGGGTCATTCGGATTGATCTTATTCTGGAGCCTGACAACTTTCTGACCACCCTTCACAAAGACACCCATTTCACTTTTCCAGCCATAGAAAGCATTCTGACCCGTCCTGGCCGTCTTTTCCATCCCCTGACGAGCGCCATGCAAAGGGCTCTTTTGCAAATGGTCAATTGCCCCTACCGTGGTTCAACCCGAGATTTTTTTATGGAAAGCAAAGCGTTGGAACTGATTACCTATAAACTGGATCAACTGGGAGAGCAGCAAAACCGGCTAACGGCAAAGGCCTTTTTAGACGATGAATTAATTGACAAAACACGTTACGCAGGCCGTTTATTGACCCTGGATTTGGAAAGTCCACCCGCCATTTCCGCTATCTGCAGCCAGGTGGGCATGTGCCGCACCAAGCTTCACCAGTGTTTCCAAAAAGTTTACGGTACAACTCCCTTTGAATACCTGCGCATGAAACGCCTGGAAACGGCCCGGAGGCTTTTACACCAAGGCGGAATGAATGTAACCCAGGTTGCGTTTGCCGTGGGATACACCAGCCTGAGCCATTTTTCCAAAGCGTTTAAACACTATACAGGTTGCCTTCCTAGCCACTATCGTCCCAGAGGCTTAGAAAAAAAAACAACATAG
- a CDS encoding DUF523 domain-containing protein, translating to MLIYKLTMEKILISACLLGRPVRYDGQSCPFESSLIDQWRARGLLVPVCPEMDGGLPVPRPPAEITPGGGPGVWDGTARVVTGQADVTEFFIKGAQAALDKAVACGIKIALLKQKSPSCGSCRIYDGSFSRSLVDGMGVTTALLKQNGITVFGEDQIGELSSHRFEL from the coding sequence ATGCTGATATATAAGTTGACCATGGAAAAAATACTGATTTCAGCCTGCCTGCTGGGCAGGCCGGTGCGCTATGACGGTCAATCCTGCCCCTTTGAATCTTCACTTATCGATCAATGGCGGGCCAGGGGATTGCTGGTGCCGGTCTGTCCGGAAATGGACGGCGGCCTTCCGGTACCCCGGCCCCCTGCAGAGATTACCCCCGGCGGCGGCCCCGGGGTATGGGACGGAACGGCCCGGGTGGTAACAGGTCAGGCCGATGTAACGGAATTTTTTATCAAAGGCGCCCAGGCCGCATTGGACAAAGCCGTTGCCTGTGGTATCAAAATTGCCCTTTTAAAACAGAAAAGCCCCTCCTGCGGCAGTTGCCGGATCTATGACGGCAGTTTCAGCCGATCACTTGTGGACGGCATGGGGGTGACAACCGCGCTTTTAAAGCAGAACGGTATTACGGTGTTCGGTGAGGACCAGATAGGCGAACTATCATCGCATAGATTTGAGTTATGA
- a CDS encoding alpha/beta fold hydrolase codes for MFRFKINGFFALFLFFLASCSPTPSFLKKTGSPVGVPPDPGLPFSQYVQGNQEKIERILSDLRFADGADPYLGHYSAARAAQMRSPFERLPEKGSTGPGKGKGFLLIHGLTDSPYLMHSIADSLEDAYPNAIIRGVLLPGHGTVAGDSLNMRHTDWMAITDYGVRSFEKMDGISELYLVGFSTGTALAIRHLQDNPKNPKIKGLILISTAVKAKSGAAFLSPYLRWVKDWLDTFEERDAARYESFSVNAGAEFYLLTKNIMKHKTPIDVPVLMAVSADDDTIDADAARQFFCEKVTARRRGLIWYASRHAGRNIDPPCGDIKAVALGPVDREFQGTAYRFANYAHTALSMNPADEHYGVNGKYHHCKAYDTPPDMDKFKKCQKGSAKTIFGERDIASKAAKKELDYDYWRRGTFNPDYARLERAIICFADGTCDLEKSMDDQ; via the coding sequence ATGTTCAGATTTAAGATAAATGGATTTTTTGCCCTTTTTTTGTTTTTCCTTGCTTCCTGCAGTCCGACCCCTTCTTTTCTAAAAAAAACGGGCAGTCCGGTCGGCGTTCCTCCGGATCCGGGTTTGCCCTTTAGCCAATATGTTCAAGGCAACCAAGAAAAAATTGAACGGATTTTGAGTGACCTGCGGTTTGCCGATGGTGCCGATCCCTATCTTGGGCACTATTCGGCAGCCCGGGCCGCACAAATGCGAAGTCCCTTTGAACGCCTGCCGGAAAAAGGCAGTACAGGGCCCGGTAAAGGCAAAGGGTTTCTTCTTATCCACGGGCTCACCGACTCCCCTTACTTGATGCACAGTATTGCCGACTCCCTGGAAGATGCCTATCCCAACGCCATCATCCGGGGGGTGTTGCTGCCCGGCCACGGTACGGTTGCCGGAGATTCCTTGAATATGCGGCATACGGACTGGATGGCCATCACCGACTATGGGGTCCGCAGCTTTGAAAAGATGGATGGGATTTCCGAACTCTACCTGGTGGGGTTTTCCACCGGCACCGCCCTTGCGATCCGCCATCTGCAGGACAACCCCAAAAATCCCAAAATCAAAGGGCTTATACTGATTTCGACCGCCGTCAAGGCCAAATCCGGGGCGGCCTTTCTCAGCCCTTACCTGCGCTGGGTCAAGGATTGGCTCGACACCTTTGAAGAAAGGGATGCGGCCCGGTATGAATCATTTTCCGTCAATGCCGGCGCTGAATTTTATCTGCTCACCAAGAACATCATGAAACATAAGACACCCATTGACGTGCCGGTACTCATGGCGGTCAGTGCCGATGATGACACCATTGATGCCGATGCGGCCCGGCAGTTTTTCTGCGAGAAGGTGACCGCCCGGCGCAGGGGCCTGATCTGGTATGCCTCCCGCCATGCCGGGCGGAACATTGATCCGCCCTGTGGAGACATTAAAGCAGTTGCGCTGGGACCGGTGGACCGGGAATTTCAAGGAACCGCATACCGGTTTGCCAATTACGCCCATACGGCCCTCTCCATGAATCCGGCAGATGAACATTACGGGGTTAACGGCAAATACCACCACTGCAAAGCCTACGATACCCCGCCGGATATGGACAAATTTAAAAAATGCCAAAAAGGCTCTGCCAAGACCATTTTCGGAGAACGGGACATTGCTTCGAAGGCGGCTAAAAAAGAGCTGGATTACGACTACTGGCGAAGAGGTACCTTTAACCCGGATTATGCGAGACTGGAACGGGCCATCATTTGCTTTGCCGACGGAACCTGCGATCTTGAAAAATCAATGGATGATCAATAA
- a CDS encoding acyl-CoA dehydrogenase C-terminal domain-containing protein: MAQVISDQRDIEFVVHEILQAQTLAELNDNYADFNKKTIDMVIKEAKNLAIKELLPINKEGDETGCTLENGKVSIPPSFKRVYDLFNEGEWLAPTEDPQWGGQGMPFTVAAPVSEYFNGANYPFMMYCSLTQGAGHLIDKFGTQEQKDTYLKNMYTGKWTGTMLLTEPGAGSDVGALTTKAIPNGDGTYNIVGEKIFISGGEQDLTENIIHPVLARIEGAPAGTKGISLFLVPKYRVNKDGSLGEFNDVICTGIEHKMGIHGNSTCSLSLGSKGNCVGTLLGEENKGMKAMFLMMNAARLLVGVQGFACATAAYMYALDYAKNRIQGRDLTEFMNPDAQAVPIFRHPDVRRQLMVMRANVEAMRTLIYYVHYCIDMSKHGATDEEKAKYQGFIEVLTPIAKGYVTDRAFEVCSQGMQVYGGYGFIEEYPMAQLLRDVRITLIYEGTNGIQAMDLLGRKLGLNKGKPVMDLFGEMQATIARAKDIPALEKPATKVEEVVNKLAEVAIHMGTTAMGPKVLAAFANAHPFQDAVGDTIFAWMLLWRGVTAAQKLEKAKKKDIPFYQGVIKSLEFYVQTVLPITLGRFAALLETSSVAVDIEDNMFPG; this comes from the coding sequence ATGGCACAGGTAATTTCCGACCAACGGGACATTGAATTTGTCGTTCACGAAATCCTTCAGGCCCAGACCCTTGCAGAGCTGAATGACAATTATGCCGACTTTAACAAAAAAACCATTGATATGGTGATCAAAGAGGCAAAAAATCTGGCAATCAAAGAGCTGCTGCCCATCAATAAGGAAGGTGACGAGACGGGCTGCACCCTTGAAAACGGCAAAGTCTCCATCCCGCCTTCTTTCAAGCGCGTGTATGATCTGTTCAATGAAGGGGAATGGCTGGCCCCCACCGAAGACCCCCAATGGGGCGGCCAGGGCATGCCCTTCACCGTTGCTGCGCCGGTCTCTGAATATTTTAACGGTGCCAACTACCCGTTTATGATGTACTGCAGCCTCACCCAGGGCGCAGGTCATCTTATTGATAAATTCGGCACCCAGGAGCAGAAAGATACCTATCTTAAAAACATGTACACCGGCAAATGGACCGGTACCATGCTGCTCACCGAACCCGGGGCCGGCTCCGATGTCGGTGCACTCACCACCAAAGCCATCCCCAACGGTGACGGCACGTACAACATTGTGGGGGAAAAAATTTTTATCTCCGGCGGCGAACAGGATCTGACCGAAAATATCATCCATCCCGTGCTGGCCCGCATTGAAGGGGCACCTGCCGGCACCAAAGGCATATCCTTGTTCCTGGTGCCTAAATATAGAGTAAATAAAGACGGCTCTCTGGGCGAATTCAACGATGTCATCTGCACCGGTATTGAACACAAAATGGGCATCCACGGCAACAGTACCTGCTCCTTGTCTTTGGGCAGCAAAGGCAATTGTGTGGGCACCCTTCTAGGCGAAGAAAACAAGGGAATGAAAGCCATGTTCCTGATGATGAACGCAGCCCGGCTGTTGGTAGGGGTTCAGGGGTTTGCCTGTGCCACCGCCGCCTATATGTATGCACTGGATTATGCAAAAAACCGCATCCAGGGACGTGATCTGACTGAATTCATGAACCCCGATGCCCAGGCTGTACCCATCTTCCGGCACCCGGATGTGCGGCGCCAGCTCATGGTCATGAGAGCCAATGTGGAAGCCATGCGGACCTTGATCTACTATGTCCACTACTGCATTGACATGTCCAAACATGGGGCCACAGACGAAGAAAAGGCCAAATACCAGGGGTTTATTGAAGTACTGACCCCCATTGCCAAGGGGTATGTCACAGACCGCGCCTTTGAGGTCTGCTCCCAGGGCATGCAGGTCTACGGCGGGTACGGGTTCATCGAAGAGTATCCCATGGCCCAGTTGCTGCGCGATGTCAGGATCACGTTGATCTACGAAGGCACCAACGGCATCCAGGCCATGGATCTTCTGGGCAGAAAACTGGGCCTGAACAAAGGCAAACCCGTCATGGATCTGTTTGGTGAAATGCAGGCAACCATTGCCCGGGCCAAAGATATTCCGGCCCTTGAAAAACCGGCCACCAAGGTTGAAGAGGTGGTAAACAAGTTGGCCGAAGTGGCCATCCACATGGGCACCACCGCCATGGGCCCCAAAGTACTGGCCGCCTTTGCCAATGCCCATCCGTTCCAGGACGCCGTCGGTGATACCATTTTTGCCTGGATGCTGCTGTGGCGCGGCGTCACTGCGGCCCAAAAGCTTGAAAAGGCCAAGAAGAAAGACATCCCCTTTTACCAGGGTGTTATCAAAAGCCTTGAATTTTATGTCCAAACCGTACTGCCCATTACCTTGGGGCGGTTTGCAGCACTGCTTGAAACAAGTTCTGTTGCAGTGGACATCGAAGACAATATGTTTCCCGGTTAG